In a genomic window of Mycolicibacterium neoaurum VKM Ac-1815D:
- a CDS encoding alpha/beta hydrolase → MSHMPAPNRRALLRMGLGALAGYAVGSATAPVAHAQPAPTYQSGSFRSAARGGLATNWAIARPPGQTAPLRPVIALHGKGSDAATVMAGGVEQGLAEAVAAGLPPFAVVAVDGGGGYWHKRASGDDAGSMVLDELLPMLTDQGLDTSRVGFIGWSMGGYGALLLGARLGPSRTAAICAVSPALWTSPGAAAPGAFDDAADYEANSVWGLPALGEIPLRIDCGNSDPFASATRQFIAGLPTPPAGGFSPGGHDGGFWSEQLPAEISWLAPLLVRG, encoded by the coding sequence ATGTCGCACATGCCCGCACCGAATCGCCGCGCCCTGTTACGGATGGGTCTGGGCGCTCTCGCCGGTTACGCAGTGGGATCCGCGACTGCGCCGGTCGCACACGCACAACCGGCACCGACATACCAATCGGGTTCGTTCCGCTCGGCCGCCCGCGGCGGGCTGGCGACCAACTGGGCGATCGCACGACCGCCGGGCCAGACGGCGCCGCTGCGACCGGTGATCGCCTTGCACGGCAAGGGCAGTGATGCCGCAACGGTGATGGCCGGCGGTGTGGAGCAGGGCCTGGCCGAAGCGGTGGCGGCGGGCCTGCCGCCGTTCGCGGTGGTCGCGGTCGACGGTGGCGGCGGCTATTGGCACAAACGGGCGTCCGGTGACGATGCCGGGTCCATGGTTCTCGACGAACTGCTGCCGATGCTCACCGACCAGGGTCTGGACACCTCGCGCGTCGGATTCATCGGCTGGTCGATGGGTGGTTATGGGGCGCTGCTGCTCGGTGCGCGGCTGGGACCGTCCCGCACCGCGGCCATCTGTGCGGTGAGTCCCGCGCTGTGGACCTCGCCGGGGGCTGCCGCACCGGGCGCCTTCGACGATGCGGCGGACTACGAGGCCAACAGCGTATGGGGCCTGCCCGCACTCGGGGAGATTCCGCTGCGCATCGACTGCGGCAACAGTGACCCGTTCGCGTCAGCGACGCGGCAGTTCATCGCCGGACTCCCCACCCCGCCTGCCGGCGGATTCTCCCCGGGTGGCCATGACGGCGGGTTCTGGAGCGAGCAATTGCCTGCCGAGATCTCTTGGCTGGCACCGCTGTTGGTCAGAGGCTGA
- a CDS encoding cytochrome P450 yields the protein MTLADLTDLDNFAQGFPHELFALHRREAPVYWHEPTVHTPDGEGFWSVATYAETLAVLRDPQTYSSVTGGTRRFGGTLLQDLAVAGQVLNMMDDPRHGTIRRLVSSGLTPRMITRVEEDLRARARTLLDAVTPGEPLDFLVDVAAELPMQMICILLGVPDSERHWLFEAIEPQFDFGKARSAAVGQLSAEEAGSRMYSYGMELIAAKRATPTDDMLSVVANAELDDSLAPLSEVELYLFFSLLFSAGAETTRNAVAGGLLALIEHPEQLHLLRGDLSLLPSAIEEMVRWTTPSPSKRRTATAAATLGGCRIEPGQKVQIWEGSANRDPAVFVHPDRFDITRKPNPHLGFGQGVHYCLGANLARLELRVLFEELLARFGAARLVAPVEWTRSNRHTGMRHMYVEFG from the coding sequence GTGACACTGGCCGACCTCACCGATCTGGACAATTTCGCGCAGGGATTCCCGCACGAACTGTTCGCGCTACATCGTCGTGAGGCCCCGGTCTACTGGCACGAACCGACCGTGCACACCCCCGACGGCGAGGGCTTCTGGTCGGTGGCGACCTACGCCGAAACCCTTGCCGTACTGCGTGATCCGCAGACCTACTCTTCGGTGACCGGAGGTACGCGCCGCTTCGGGGGAACGCTGTTACAGGACCTCGCCGTTGCCGGTCAGGTGCTCAACATGATGGACGACCCGCGCCACGGCACGATCCGGCGACTGGTCAGCTCCGGCTTGACCCCGCGGATGATCACCCGCGTCGAAGAGGATCTGCGCGCCCGTGCTCGCACCCTGCTGGATGCGGTCACCCCGGGCGAGCCGCTGGATTTCCTGGTCGACGTGGCCGCCGAACTGCCGATGCAGATGATCTGCATCCTGTTGGGGGTGCCCGATTCCGAACGGCACTGGTTGTTCGAGGCGATCGAACCGCAGTTCGACTTCGGCAAGGCGCGAAGCGCGGCGGTGGGGCAGCTGAGCGCCGAAGAGGCCGGTTCGCGGATGTACAGCTACGGGATGGAGTTGATCGCCGCCAAACGGGCCACGCCGACCGATGACATGCTCTCGGTGGTCGCCAACGCCGAGCTGGATGACTCGCTCGCTCCCCTTTCCGAGGTCGAGCTCTACCTGTTCTTCAGCCTGCTGTTCAGTGCCGGTGCGGAAACCACCCGCAACGCCGTCGCGGGCGGTCTGCTGGCGCTCATCGAGCATCCCGAGCAGTTGCACCTGCTGCGCGGCGACCTGTCGCTGTTGCCGTCGGCCATCGAGGAGATGGTGCGCTGGACCACCCCGTCGCCGTCGAAGCGACGCACCGCTACCGCCGCGGCGACACTGGGCGGATGTCGGATCGAACCCGGGCAGAAGGTGCAGATCTGGGAGGGTTCGGCCAATCGCGACCCGGCGGTGTTCGTCCACCCCGACAGGTTCGACATCACCCGGAAACCGAACCCGCACTTGGGATTCGGCCAAGGTGTTCATTACTGCCTCGGTGCCAACCTGGCCCGCCTTGAGCTGCGGGTGCTGTTCGAGGAACTGCTTGCCCGGTTCGGCGCCGCTCGCTTGGTCGCGCCGGTCGAGTGGACCCGCAGCAACCGGCACACCGGGATGCGGCACATGTACGTCGAGTTCGGCTGA
- the purB gene encoding adenylosuccinate lyase gives MTIPNVLANRYASAEMAEIWSPENKIIAERRLWLAVLRAQSELGIPLPDGVVEDYERVIGTVDLGSIAARERVTRHDVKARIEEFNALAGHEHVHKGMTSRDLTENVEQLQIRQSLELVFTHGVAVVARLAERAVLYRDVVMAGRSHNVAAQATTLGKRFASAAEETLVALTRLRELIDRYPLRGVKGPMGTAQDMLDLFGGDAGKLAELERRVAEFLGFTDVFTSVGQVYPRSLDHDVVSALVQLGAGPSSFAHTIRLMAGHELVTEGFAPGQVGSSAMPHKMNTRSCERVNGLQVVLRGYASMAAELAGAQWNEGDVFCSVVRRVALPDAFFAIDGQTETFLTVLDEFGAYPAVIQRELDRYLPFLATTRILIAAVRAGVGRETAHEVIKEHAVAVALAMREKGAEPDLLDRLAADPRLPLDRIALDDALADKAAFTGAAGDQVDGVVAAVGELIGRYPDAAKYTSGAIL, from the coding sequence GTGACGATCCCGAATGTTCTGGCCAACCGCTATGCAAGCGCCGAGATGGCCGAGATCTGGTCGCCGGAGAACAAGATCATTGCCGAGCGCAGGCTCTGGCTGGCCGTTCTTCGTGCCCAGTCCGAGCTGGGCATTCCGCTCCCGGACGGGGTCGTCGAGGACTACGAGCGGGTGATCGGAACCGTCGATCTGGGCTCCATCGCGGCGCGTGAGCGGGTGACCCGCCACGATGTGAAGGCCCGGATCGAGGAGTTCAACGCCCTCGCCGGCCACGAGCATGTGCACAAGGGCATGACCAGCCGGGACCTGACCGAGAACGTCGAGCAACTGCAGATCCGGCAATCGCTGGAACTGGTGTTCACCCACGGTGTTGCGGTCGTCGCGCGGCTGGCCGAGCGGGCGGTGCTCTACCGCGATGTGGTGATGGCCGGGCGCAGTCACAACGTCGCGGCCCAGGCGACCACCTTGGGCAAGCGATTCGCCTCGGCCGCCGAGGAGACGCTGGTGGCGCTGACGCGGCTGCGTGAATTGATCGACCGGTACCCGCTGCGCGGGGTGAAGGGCCCGATGGGCACGGCCCAGGACATGCTCGATCTGTTCGGTGGCGACGCGGGCAAACTTGCCGAGCTGGAACGCCGGGTTGCCGAGTTCCTGGGCTTCACCGATGTTTTCACCAGCGTTGGACAGGTGTATCCACGGTCGCTGGACCACGATGTGGTGTCCGCCCTCGTCCAGCTCGGTGCGGGACCGTCCTCGTTTGCGCACACCATCCGCCTGATGGCCGGCCACGAACTGGTGACCGAGGGGTTCGCGCCGGGACAGGTCGGGTCCTCGGCCATGCCACACAAGATGAACACCCGCTCCTGCGAACGCGTGAACGGGCTGCAGGTGGTCTTGCGCGGTTACGCATCGATGGCCGCCGAACTGGCCGGCGCGCAGTGGAACGAGGGTGACGTGTTCTGCTCGGTGGTACGCCGGGTGGCACTGCCGGACGCATTCTTCGCCATCGACGGACAGACCGAGACGTTCCTGACCGTGCTGGACGAGTTCGGTGCCTATCCGGCCGTCATCCAGCGCGAACTCGACCGCTACCTGCCGTTCCTGGCCACCACCCGAATCCTGATCGCGGCGGTGCGCGCCGGCGTCGGCCGCGAAACCGCGCACGAGGTCATCAAGGAGCACGCGGTGGCCGTCGCGCTGGCCATGCGCGAGAAGGGTGCCGAACCCGATCTGCTGGACCGGCTGGCCGCCGATCCGCGGCTGCCGCTGGATCGGATCGCCCTCGACGACGCACTGGCCGACAAGGCGGCGTTCACCGGCGCCGCCGGTGACCAGGTCGACGGTGTCGTCGCCGCCGTCGGGGAACTGATCGGCCGCTATCCCGACGCGGCGAAGTACACCTCGGGCGCCATTCTGTGA
- a CDS encoding APC family permease — translation MGPGLLLLFIVGDILGTGVYALTGQVAGEVGGAAWLPFLIAFLIATVTAFSYLELVTKYPQAAGAALYAHKAFGIHFVTFLVAFVVMCSGITSASTASQAFAANFVKGFGLDWGKFGIAAIALAFMAILATINFRGVSESVKLNVVLTIVEITGLGVVILVGLWAFTQGGDVDFSRVTVFESEGDRSTFVAVTAATSLAFFAMVGFEDSVNMAEETKDPVRIFPKVLLTGLGIAGVVYVLVSIIAVALVPIGDLKESSTPLVDVVEAAAPGLPIDTLFPFITMFAVSNTALINMLMASRLIYGMARQHVLPPVFGQVHRTRHTPYVAIAFTTVIAFGLIFYVSAFASSKAISILGGTTSLLLLAVFTIVNIAVLVLRRDVKADGAHFRTPTVLPVIGALASAYLVTPLSGRPTQQYVLAGLLVVTGVVLYGVTTLINRQLGIRGEGITDPSHLEDAP, via the coding sequence ATGGGACCCGGGCTGCTGCTGTTGTTCATCGTCGGCGACATCCTGGGCACCGGGGTCTACGCGCTCACCGGCCAGGTCGCCGGCGAGGTCGGCGGCGCGGCATGGCTGCCGTTCCTGATCGCCTTCCTCATCGCGACCGTCACCGCCTTCTCCTACCTGGAGCTGGTCACCAAGTATCCGCAGGCGGCCGGCGCAGCCCTGTACGCGCACAAGGCTTTCGGCATCCACTTCGTCACCTTCCTCGTCGCATTCGTGGTGATGTGTTCGGGCATCACCTCGGCGTCCACGGCATCGCAGGCCTTCGCCGCCAACTTCGTCAAGGGTTTCGGACTGGACTGGGGCAAGTTCGGCATCGCCGCGATCGCGTTGGCGTTCATGGCGATTCTGGCGACGATCAACTTTCGCGGCGTCAGCGAGAGCGTCAAGTTGAACGTGGTCCTCACGATCGTCGAGATCACCGGCCTCGGCGTGGTGATCCTGGTCGGGCTGTGGGCCTTCACCCAGGGCGGCGACGTCGACTTCTCCCGGGTGACCGTGTTCGAAAGTGAAGGTGACCGAAGCACATTCGTCGCCGTGACGGCGGCGACCTCACTGGCGTTCTTCGCGATGGTCGGCTTCGAGGACTCGGTCAACATGGCCGAGGAGACCAAGGACCCGGTCCGCATCTTTCCCAAGGTTCTGCTCACCGGGCTGGGTATCGCCGGCGTCGTGTACGTGCTGGTGTCGATCATCGCGGTCGCCCTGGTGCCGATCGGTGACCTCAAGGAGAGCTCCACCCCGCTGGTCGACGTCGTCGAGGCCGCCGCGCCCGGGCTGCCCATCGACACGCTGTTCCCGTTCATCACCATGTTCGCGGTGTCCAACACCGCATTGATCAACATGCTGATGGCCAGCCGGCTCATCTACGGCATGGCGCGCCAGCATGTGCTGCCGCCGGTGTTCGGCCAGGTGCACCGCACCCGCCACACCCCCTATGTCGCGATCGCCTTCACCACCGTCATCGCGTTCGGACTGATCTTCTACGTGTCGGCCTTCGCCAGCAGCAAGGCCATCTCGATCCTGGGCGGCACGACATCACTGCTGCTGCTGGCCGTCTTCACGATCGTCAACATCGCGGTGTTGGTGTTGCGCCGCGATGTGAAGGCCGACGGCGCGCACTTCCGGACGCCGACCGTGCTGCCGGTCATCGGGGCGCTGGCCTCGGCCTATCTGGTCACCCCGTTGTCGGGGCGGCCGACACAGCAGTACGTGCTGGCGGGCCTGCTTGTCGTCACCGGTGTCGTCCTCTACGGCGTGACCACGCTGATCAATCGGCAGCTGGGGATCCGCGGTGAGGGCATCACCGATCCGAGCCATCTCGAGGACGCACCCTAA
- a CDS encoding TetR/AcrR family transcriptional regulator: MQCVTAAVTPKGERRRGALVSAAADLLCEGGIDAVRHRAVAARAGLPLASTTYYFSSLEDLIAKAVEYVGMREAEQLRAQVATLSRRRRGAESTADLLVDLLVGDAPGARMPEQLISRYERLIACARQPELRDIQRRILRQRTDAVVEVVERSGRAVRSELVTALVCAVDGAVVASLVDEGEGPRATARATLIDVIDVLAPVDDRVAHV; the protein is encoded by the coding sequence ATGCAATGCGTGACGGCGGCGGTGACCCCCAAGGGAGAGCGACGGCGGGGCGCTCTGGTCAGCGCCGCCGCCGATCTGCTCTGCGAGGGTGGCATCGACGCGGTGCGCCACCGTGCGGTCGCCGCCCGCGCCGGGTTGCCACTGGCATCGACCACCTACTATTTCTCGTCGCTGGAGGACCTCATCGCCAAGGCGGTGGAGTACGTGGGGATGCGGGAAGCCGAGCAACTCCGGGCGCAGGTAGCCACCCTGTCGCGGCGCCGTCGCGGCGCCGAGTCGACGGCGGATCTGCTGGTGGACCTGCTGGTGGGTGACGCCCCGGGAGCGCGTATGCCCGAGCAACTGATCTCGCGCTACGAACGTCTCATCGCATGTGCGCGGCAGCCGGAACTACGCGATATCCAGCGTCGCATCCTGCGGCAGCGCACCGATGCGGTGGTCGAAGTCGTCGAGCGGTCGGGCCGTGCGGTGCGCAGCGAGCTCGTCACCGCCCTGGTGTGCGCGGTGGACGGAGCTGTGGTTGCCTCATTGGTGGATGAAGGGGAGGGTCCCCGCGCAACCGCACGAGCGACGTTGATCGATGTGATCGATGTGCTCGCGCCGGTCGACGACCGGGTCGCGCACGTCTGA